Genomic DNA from Leucobacter triazinivorans:
GCGGTGGCCGATGCGCTCAACTACAGCCCCTCCGCGGTCTCGCAGCAGCTCGCAGTGCTGGAGCGCGAAGCGGGCGTGCCGCTGGTGCGCAAGGCGGGACGCACGCTGGAGCTCACCGCCGCGGGCGAGGTGCTGGTCGGCGAGACGGAGGAGCTGCTCGCGGCCCTCGAACGCGCCGAGTCCGCACTGCATCGCGCCCGCGCCGAGGTGGCGGGAACGATGCGGGTCGCGGCGTTCCAGACGGCCGTGCTCGCCATCATGCCCGGGGCGCTGCGTCGCCTGCGCGAGCGGTATCCCGCACTGCGCGTCGAGGTGGTGCAGTACGAACCCGGCGCCGCCCTCCTCGAGACCTGGGCGCGCGGCTTCGATCTCGTGGTGGCCGAGCAGTACCCGGGGCACTCGACCCCGCACTTCCCCGGGCTCGACCGGCAGCCGCTGACGCGGGATCCGATCCGGCTCGGCCTTCCGCCGCTCGGCGCCGGAGACACCCGGTTCGACCGGGCAACGGAGCTGTCCGACCTCGCCGAACTGCCCTGGGTCATGGAACCGCACGGGGCCGCGACGCGCCACTGGGCCGAGCAGGCCTGCCGCAGTGCGGGCTTCGAGCCGGACGTGCGCTTCGAGACCGCCGACCTGCAGGCGCACCTGAGGCTGATCCAATCGGGCAACGCGGTCTCGCTGCTCCCCGGCCTCGTGCACGCGGGGGCCGCGGCCGACGTGCGGCTGCTGCCGCTGCCGGAGGATCCGCACCGCAGCATCTTCACTGCGACG
This window encodes:
- a CDS encoding LysR family transcriptional regulator, which codes for MLDVKRLRLLWELHARGTIAAVADALNYSPSAVSQQLAVLEREAGVPLVRKAGRTLELTAAGEVLVGETEELLAALERAESALHRARAEVAGTMRVAAFQTAVLAIMPGALRRLRERYPALRVEVVQYEPGAALLETWARGFDLVVAEQYPGHSTPHFPGLDRQPLTRDPIRLGLPPLGAGDTRFDRATELSDLAELPWVMEPHGAATRHWAEQACRSAGFEPDVRFETADLQAHLRLIQSGNAVSLLPGLVHAGAAADVRLLPLPEDPHRSIFTATRSSRGSHPALAAVREALAAESSELRFG